The following DNA comes from Teredinibacter haidensis.
AGAGCTTCTCGATCACAAAAACTATGCCAGCACACGAAAAATTGGTGAAGTATTTGATATGGATTTGTACAGTAAGCCTGGCATCTATGGCTGGGAAAAAATCGACGAGGGAAGCCGGCTACTAACGGAGCAATTTTACGGCTGGACACAGCTCAATCAGGATAGGGATAAACTGCCACATTGCACAGCAATAGACCTAGGGTGTGGCTACGGCTATCTCTCTCTAGCTTTACATGCGTACGGCATAGCGAATATCACGGCGACAGATAACAACGCAGCAGCAATAGCGCTAACATACTATAACCTCAAACAAGCCGGCGCTGAAAATTTCAACGTAATAGCGGCCAATTGCGGTGATAGAATCGTTACAAAGGCCGATATTATTTTATGTAACCCACCGTTTCATCAAGGTTTTGGCGTAGACGAAAAGTTGACGCGAAGCTTTGTTCAGGCTGCTTTACGCCTACTTAAACCCTCTGGGACTGCATTTTTTGTGGTAAATGCCTTTATCCCGCTAGAAAAAATTGCAGGGCGTGTTTTTCAAACGTGCAACCAGCTAACCAATAATGGCAAATTTAAAGTACTGGAACTGTCAAATCGCAAAGGCTAGCGTTTGCGAAGATCTTCGTATCCACCCTCATTAACAACATTGCTGTAACCCATTTTATTCAAAATATCTTTAGCTACACCAGAACGCCTCCCGGTTCTACAATAGACACGAATATCAGCCGATTTTTCTTCTGTAATGGCTGCAATTTTCTCATGAATTATGTCATAGGGAATATTGATGGAATCCTTATAGAAGCCAGCTGTATACTCTTCTGCAGTACGCACATCAATCCAAATAGTGTTATCAGTTGTTTCAGCCATTACAGAACTCCACATTAAAAGTATTACTAAGAAAAAAGACCCTAATTTCATCACTTTCCCCCAATATAAGCTATCGAATTTCATGTATTTTAAAGTCCAGAATTCGATCACAATATTTCCCCGATAAAGCCCCTGAAACGTGTAGAGCAGACATTAATTGTCTTTTCAGTGGCCGTGGACACGCTTCAGAACGCATATAAACAGCGATGGCATTATGATAACCCGGACGTGTTAATGCAAATACACGGCTAAACAATTTTCGAATTTTGGCGTCTTTAGTTGCTACATTTTGCTTGAACGATGACAGTGATTCGTAATTCATTACTAACATACCGTTACTCTTCAGCAACGAGGCTAAGTGGCCCAACCACTCGGCGTCAGCAACAATCGCTCTTACCGGCTCGAAAGACTCTCCTTTTACATTGTCTCCCACAAACAAATCATCGACAATATAGTCGAACTGCATTTGCTTGCATCTTGCTTCACCTACCCAGGCCTTTGCGCACATTTTTTCGAGCCGGACGTTGGCTTGGTTAACCCCAAAATGGTGCTTAGCTATGGATAGATGTATCGGGTCGACATCAATCCCAACAATAGTTTCAGGTCGAAAGAAATGATTAAGCTGGTTTATAATAGTACCGCCTCCAACCCCCAGGACTGCACAATTTAAGTCTTTATGATGTTGGTTTCCAGGCATTAAAAACGCAGGTATCACCAGCAAGTCCCACAAGCTACCAGACAGTGGCGCATTCGGGTTCCACTGGCTGTGAAAAATCCCGTTCGTGTAAAGCCTGATACTTTCCCCTGCGTTACGCACTTGATAATCACGCGCTTTTAATTTTTTTCGCCAAACCAGCCCCATAACTATCTTGCCTTTTAGTGATTGCAAAAACGATATTGAAGATCATAACGGCCCGATAAAATACTCTTTCGGGTACTCTCCTCCAGCCAGTTAGAGACTAACTCGATACTACAAGCTCCCGACCGAATTACGCTGTGACTGGCTCTCGCATTAACGAGCACAACAGGATTTCCCTGTCGTTCCAT
Coding sequences within:
- a CDS encoding class I SAM-dependent methyltransferase, which translates into the protein MKKSDPAQIYSLMQQVRPAAPARVLWIADENMPLETVQALSAFESLTLITNRYDLAEIAKQALTGKDASVHYSDFDFAEPEIANTRYHTIFYRISKERPIVHWILNHSVQLLVSGGQLILAGQKNDGIKGYVNKCNKNLGLSGSSKKYGNSYLSELLYSYRSGENTPELLDHKNYASTRKIGEVFDMDLYSKPGIYGWEKIDEGSRLLTEQFYGWTQLNQDRDKLPHCTAIDLGCGYGYLSLALHAYGIANITATDNNAAAIALTYYNLKQAGAENFNVIAANCGDRIVTKADIILCNPPFHQGFGVDEKLTRSFVQAALRLLKPSGTAFFVVNAFIPLEKIAGRVFQTCNQLTNNGKFKVLELSNRKG
- a CDS encoding rhodanese-like domain-containing protein — its product is MAETTDNTIWIDVRTAEEYTAGFYKDSINIPYDIIHEKIAAITEEKSADIRVYCRTGRRSGVAKDILNKMGYSNVVNEGGYEDLRKR
- a CDS encoding methyltransferase domain-containing protein, yielding MGLVWRKKLKARDYQVRNAGESIRLYTNGIFHSQWNPNAPLSGSLWDLLVIPAFLMPGNQHHKDLNCAVLGVGGGTIINQLNHFFRPETIVGIDVDPIHLSIAKHHFGVNQANVRLEKMCAKAWVGEARCKQMQFDYIVDDLFVGDNVKGESFEPVRAIVADAEWLGHLASLLKSNGMLVMNYESLSSFKQNVATKDAKIRKLFSRVFALTRPGYHNAIAVYMRSEACPRPLKRQLMSALHVSGALSGKYCDRILDFKIHEIR